Proteins from a single region of Armatimonadia bacterium:
- a CDS encoding PBP1A family penicillin-binding protein has product MKQHPTLSTMRHAFRWMNAGIMICGFIGFGFMLGALEQITRLMPDNEDLWSYRPRVGTEIYSTEVQKDGTEAHTLLARVYNENREPVELQQIPEQMVQATIAIEDRRFYEHRGVSPRDMARAAYIDITHKSAEQGASTITQQLVRNLWLTKKKTWDRKLKEAVLALQMERKYSKDEIMEMYLNQVCYGHGVFGVKAAAKMYYGKNPEQLTLAECALLAGLPQWPVGYSPYRYPDRCQKRRDSVLAWMEREGFINAQQRAQAKQVPVKEGLQPPQEQTVVATHAPHFTNLVLRELCDQYGYDAVYQGGLRVYTTLDVRLQKAAEEELTEGVEDLRSSGNIEGGLNGQGAMCCVEVKTGRVLAMVGGVGPYEKVQYNRAAPGGPRYGRQPGSSFKPYIWAAALENGYGPESVFSGDPITIQLGPGQTWSPKNYTPHQGGNYTLRWALAQSVNLVSVRIVQKLTPGAVQRLAARVLDIPRERLRPVLAMALGTSELSPMEQAAGYCAFANGGLRPTRRLIRRIEDYEGKVVVSYEPEMARVLRAATATSMLSMLGTVVESGTGRRARACGLPCGGKTGTTNGERDVWFVGFTPDLSTAVWVGNDNNAQMHGASGGGLCAPVWADFTRRATEILGVKGNFPEGEGARAEREEQPARETTDNFVTICVQTGLRATRFCPVTKEMALKKGQAPPGYCTVHGEAGRNTEPGAGGDDDHGVTAVVCPSSGLLATPYCPASIVRRYSHGDAPAGYCTVHGPSRSGDGHGGDGADRPRRGRSEEGGGGQSSSRSEERKKPSEGDRGNGGGPPGLD; this is encoded by the coding sequence ATGAAACAGCATCCGACCCTCTCGACAATGCGACACGCTTTCCGCTGGATGAACGCAGGCATCATGATCTGCGGCTTCATCGGCTTTGGCTTCATGCTGGGCGCCCTCGAGCAGATCACCCGACTGATGCCCGACAACGAGGACCTGTGGTCCTACCGACCTCGGGTAGGCACGGAGATCTACTCTACCGAAGTTCAGAAGGACGGCACCGAGGCCCACACACTCCTGGCGCGGGTATACAACGAGAACCGTGAGCCGGTAGAACTGCAGCAGATACCCGAGCAGATGGTTCAGGCTACGATCGCTATCGAGGACCGTCGGTTCTATGAGCACCGGGGGGTCAGCCCGCGTGATATGGCTCGTGCGGCCTACATCGACATCACCCACAAGTCGGCCGAGCAAGGTGCCAGCACGATCACCCAGCAGCTCGTCAGGAACCTGTGGCTGACCAAGAAGAAGACCTGGGACCGCAAGCTCAAGGAGGCGGTCCTTGCGCTGCAGATGGAGCGCAAGTACTCCAAAGACGAGATCATGGAGATGTACCTCAACCAGGTCTGCTACGGGCACGGCGTGTTTGGGGTGAAGGCTGCGGCCAAAATGTACTACGGCAAGAACCCTGAGCAGCTCACTCTTGCCGAGTGTGCGCTCCTGGCCGGGCTGCCCCAGTGGCCTGTCGGGTACTCGCCCTACCGGTACCCGGACCGCTGCCAGAAGCGGCGCGATTCGGTGCTCGCGTGGATGGAGCGGGAGGGCTTCATCAACGCCCAGCAGCGCGCGCAGGCGAAGCAGGTTCCAGTCAAGGAAGGTCTGCAGCCGCCGCAGGAGCAGACGGTTGTGGCCACTCACGCTCCGCACTTCACCAACCTCGTGCTGCGCGAGCTATGCGACCAGTACGGCTACGACGCTGTCTACCAGGGCGGCCTGCGCGTCTACACGACCCTGGATGTTCGGCTGCAGAAGGCGGCCGAGGAGGAACTCACCGAAGGCGTTGAGGACCTGCGATCCTCGGGGAACATCGAGGGCGGCCTGAACGGTCAGGGAGCCATGTGCTGTGTAGAGGTGAAGACCGGACGGGTGCTGGCGATGGTCGGCGGCGTGGGCCCCTATGAGAAAGTGCAGTACAACCGCGCAGCGCCTGGAGGGCCACGCTACGGACGGCAACCCGGTTCGTCCTTCAAGCCCTATATCTGGGCCGCGGCGCTGGAGAACGGCTATGGCCCCGAATCAGTCTTCAGCGGCGACCCGATAACCATCCAACTCGGGCCCGGGCAGACGTGGTCTCCGAAGAACTACACGCCCCACCAGGGCGGCAACTACACCCTCCGCTGGGCCTTGGCGCAGTCGGTCAACCTCGTCTCGGTGCGGATCGTGCAGAAGCTGACTCCGGGGGCAGTGCAACGGCTGGCGGCACGGGTGCTGGACATCCCCCGGGAGCGACTGCGGCCGGTGCTGGCGATGGCGCTGGGGACCTCCGAACTGAGCCCGATGGAGCAGGCGGCCGGGTACTGTGCCTTTGCCAACGGCGGCTTGCGACCCACGCGCCGTCTGATCCGACGGATTGAGGACTACGAGGGCAAGGTTGTCGTCAGCTACGAGCCGGAGATGGCCCGTGTCCTCCGCGCCGCAACGGCGACGAGTATGCTCTCCATGCTGGGAACGGTGGTGGAATCAGGCACCGGGAGGCGTGCACGGGCCTGCGGACTCCCCTGCGGGGGCAAGACAGGCACGACCAACGGGGAACGTGACGTGTGGTTCGTGGGCTTCACCCCGGACCTGAGTACGGCTGTCTGGGTTGGCAATGACAACAACGCCCAGATGCACGGTGCCTCCGGTGGCGGGCTATGTGCGCCGGTCTGGGCCGACTTCACCCGCCGTGCCACCGAGATCCTGGGGGTCAAGGGCAACTTCCCCGAGGGAGAGGGCGCGCGCGCTGAGCGAGAGGAACAACCCGCGAGAGAGACCACCGACAACTTCGTAACGATCTGCGTGCAGACCGGCCTGAGGGCGACGCGGTTCTGCCCCGTCACCAAGGAAATGGCACTCAAGAAGGGGCAGGCTCCTCCCGGCTACTGCACGGTTCACGGTGAGGCCGGACGGAACACCGAACCCGGCGCCGGTGGGGACGACGATCATGGCGTAACGGCCGTGGTATGCCCCTCCAGTGGGCTTTTGGCAACGCCCTACTGTCCGGCGTCGATCGTCAGGCGCTACAGCCACGGTGACGCACCGGCGGGATACTGCACGGTCCACGGGCCATCCCGGTCCGGGGATGGCCATGGCGGCGACGGCGCTGATCGACCTCGACGTGGGCGCTCGGAGGAGGGTGGCGGTGGACAGTCCTCCTCGCGTTCCGAGGAGCGCAAGAAGCCGTCCGAAGGTGACCGCGGGAACGGTGGAGGCCCACCGGGGCTGGACTAG
- the aspS gene encoding aspartate--tRNA ligase, with protein sequence MATPTFLKRTHKCGELRIEHVGQEVILNGWVHRWRDHGGVVFIDLRDRYGLVQVVFAPLEAPEAHKLAHEMRSEFVVAVKGTVAPRPEGTVNADLATGMVEVRVQEAQILNAADTPPFSISDQTDTDEYVRMRYRYIDLRGDRMQRNLQLRAKASKAARDYLDGLGFLEVETPLLFCPTPEGARDYLVPSRVNPGHFYALPQSPQILKQLLMVAGMDRYYQIARCLRDEDLRADRQPEFTQIDIEMSFVELSDIMEMAEGLYAAMFRETLGVELPRPFRTLTYAEAMSRYGTDKPDLRFGMEFVDLGSIVAESEFKVFTGTLKKGGQVKGICAKGCGTYARAQLDKLTDFAKLHKAQGLAWMRVVEGGVDSPIAKFFSAEQIQQILSAFGAEPGDLLLMVADAPAIVAESLDWIRREMAQREGLIKPGDFQLCWVLDFPLFAWNEEEKRWDAEHHPFCMPHPEDWEYLDSDPGKVRAQSYDVVLNGSEVASGSVRIHRPDIQQKVFDILGITPEQAQERFGFLLNAFKYGAPPHAGIAPGFDRIVAIICGEESIRDVIAFPKTQRAQDLMSGAPTEVDTQQLRDLHIKLDLPPSE encoded by the coding sequence ATGGCAACACCCACCTTCCTTAAGCGGACGCACAAGTGTGGCGAACTGCGGATCGAGCACGTCGGCCAGGAGGTCATCCTCAACGGCTGGGTGCACCGCTGGCGCGACCACGGTGGCGTCGTGTTCATCGACCTGCGCGATCGCTACGGGCTAGTGCAGGTTGTCTTCGCGCCTCTTGAGGCGCCGGAGGCCCACAAGCTCGCTCACGAGATGCGCAGCGAGTTTGTGGTCGCTGTGAAGGGCACCGTGGCGCCCCGCCCGGAAGGTACTGTGAACGCTGACCTGGCCACCGGCATGGTCGAAGTTCGTGTCCAGGAGGCCCAGATACTCAACGCGGCCGACACGCCTCCCTTCTCCATCTCCGACCAAACCGACACCGATGAGTATGTGCGGATGCGCTACCGCTACATCGACCTGCGCGGCGACCGGATGCAGCGCAACCTGCAACTGCGGGCCAAGGCGTCGAAGGCAGCCCGCGACTACCTCGACGGTCTCGGGTTCCTGGAGGTCGAGACACCGCTGCTGTTCTGCCCGACCCCTGAAGGCGCCCGGGACTACCTGGTCCCGAGTCGCGTCAATCCGGGGCATTTCTATGCGCTTCCGCAGTCGCCGCAGATCCTCAAGCAACTGCTGATGGTTGCGGGCATGGACCGCTACTACCAGATCGCGCGCTGCCTGCGCGACGAGGACCTGCGTGCCGACCGCCAGCCCGAGTTCACGCAGATCGACATCGAGATGTCCTTTGTTGAGCTCAGCGACATCATGGAGATGGCTGAGGGTCTGTACGCGGCCATGTTCCGCGAGACCCTGGGCGTCGAGCTGCCCCGTCCCTTCCGCACCCTGACCTATGCCGAGGCCATGTCCAGGTACGGGACGGACAAGCCGGACCTGCGCTTTGGGATGGAGTTCGTCGACCTGGGCTCGATCGTCGCAGAGAGCGAGTTCAAGGTCTTTACGGGCACCCTCAAGAAGGGTGGGCAAGTCAAGGGCATCTGCGCGAAGGGCTGCGGTACTTACGCCCGGGCGCAGTTGGACAAGCTGACCGACTTCGCCAAGCTCCACAAGGCGCAGGGTCTGGCCTGGATGCGCGTAGTGGAGGGCGGCGTGGACAGCCCGATCGCCAAGTTCTTCAGCGCCGAACAGATCCAGCAGATCCTGTCGGCCTTCGGTGCGGAGCCCGGTGACCTGCTCCTGATGGTGGCCGATGCGCCGGCAATCGTGGCCGAATCCCTGGACTGGATCCGTCGCGAGATGGCGCAGCGCGAAGGGCTCATCAAGCCGGGCGACTTCCAGCTCTGCTGGGTCCTCGACTTCCCACTCTTTGCCTGGAATGAAGAGGAGAAGCGCTGGGACGCCGAGCATCACCCCTTCTGCATGCCCCACCCGGAGGACTGGGAGTATCTCGACAGTGATCCGGGCAAGGTGCGCGCGCAGTCCTATGACGTCGTGCTCAACGGTTCGGAGGTTGCCAGCGGCAGCGTCCGAATCCATCGCCCTGACATCCAGCAGAAGGTCTTCGACATCCTGGGGATCACGCCCGAGCAGGCCCAGGAGCGCTTTGGGTTCCTGCTGAACGCCTTCAAGTACGGTGCGCCACCCCATGCCGGGATCGCACCGGGCTTCGACCGCATCGTGGCCATCATCTGCGGCGAGGAGAGCATTCGCGACGTCATCGCCTTCCCGAAGACCCAGCGAGCGCAGGACCTGATGTCGGGAGCGCCTACCGAGGTCGACACCCAGCAGTTGCGCGACCTGCACATCAAGCTCGATCTGCCGCCCAGCGAGTAG
- the hisS gene encoding histidine--tRNA ligase, translating to MRYRRPRGLQDILPDKVEEWRLAESTFRQVCGRYRYEEIRTPVFEETELFTRAVGEETDIVSKEMYTFEDRSGHSLTLRAEGTAPTIRAYLENNLRGQDRERLVKLFYIGPIFRYDRPQAGRYRQHHQCGLEALGSQNPAVDAEVIDLALGFYAALGITGVELRLNSVGCPVCAPAYTEVLKQHVAPRLAEMCGDCQRRFEANPLRMLDCKVETCREITDGAPTMVDVLCEDCASHFIALQGHLEGLSIPYVLDSRIVRGLDYYTKTAFEFKVSAGLGAQDVIGGGGRYDGLIEQCGGPATPGVGIGMGIERILLVREALGVLAEERKRRGVLVVTLGDEAWGEGIKLTAELRDAGVEADLDYRQRSMKSQLRYADNDHFAWAVILGDDELARKVVTLRDLETSEQVEVPRGELVARLQADR from the coding sequence ATGAGATACCGCCGCCCCCGCGGACTACAGGACATTCTGCCGGACAAGGTCGAGGAATGGCGACTCGCGGAGTCGACCTTCCGCCAGGTCTGCGGCCGCTACCGCTACGAGGAGATTCGGACTCCGGTCTTCGAGGAGACCGAGCTGTTCACCCGTGCCGTTGGCGAGGAGACCGACATCGTCTCCAAGGAGATGTACACCTTCGAGGATCGCAGCGGACATAGCCTGACGCTGCGGGCGGAGGGCACGGCGCCGACGATTCGCGCGTACCTGGAGAACAACCTTCGGGGCCAGGATCGCGAGCGGCTGGTGAAGCTGTTCTACATCGGCCCGATCTTCCGCTACGATCGCCCACAGGCCGGACGGTACCGGCAGCACCACCAGTGCGGGCTGGAAGCCCTTGGGAGCCAGAACCCGGCCGTGGATGCCGAGGTCATTGACCTTGCCCTGGGCTTCTATGCGGCGCTGGGGATCACGGGGGTCGAACTGCGGCTGAACTCCGTCGGCTGCCCGGTCTGTGCGCCGGCCTACACCGAGGTGCTCAAGCAGCACGTTGCGCCGCGACTGGCCGAGATGTGCGGGGACTGCCAGCGACGCTTCGAGGCCAATCCGCTGCGGATGCTCGACTGCAAGGTCGAGACCTGCCGCGAGATCACCGACGGCGCTCCGACGATGGTGGACGTGCTCTGCGAGGACTGCGCGAGCCACTTCATCGCGCTGCAGGGGCATCTCGAAGGGCTGAGCATCCCCTATGTCCTGGACTCACGCATCGTTCGGGGCTTGGACTACTACACGAAGACCGCCTTCGAGTTCAAGGTCAGTGCCGGCCTGGGCGCGCAGGATGTCATCGGCGGCGGCGGACGCTACGACGGGCTGATTGAGCAGTGTGGCGGACCGGCGACGCCGGGTGTCGGGATCGGCATGGGCATCGAGCGGATCCTGCTGGTGCGCGAGGCCCTCGGGGTGCTGGCCGAAGAGCGCAAACGACGGGGCGTGCTGGTGGTTACCCTGGGTGACGAGGCTTGGGGCGAAGGCATCAAGCTTACCGCTGAACTCCGGGACGCCGGCGTCGAGGCCGATCTGGACTATCGGCAGCGCTCCATGAAGTCGCAACTGCGCTATGCCGACAACGACCACTTCGCCTGGGCCGTGATCCTGGGTGACGACGAGTTGGCCCGGAAGGTCGTGACCCTGCGTGACCTCGAGACCAGCGAGCAGGTTGAGGTGCCACGAGGCGAACTGGTCGCCCGGCTGCAGGCGGACCGCTGA
- the mutL gene encoding DNA mismatch repair endonuclease MutL — protein MVYNTAWSRAFALVEITAARSALPGTYSIIMPRIHVLTEQLANRIAAGEVVERPASVVKELVENSIDAGARRVEVELVEGGKRLIRVRDDGCGMPAEDALLAVQRFATSKISQAEDLEAILTMGFRGEALPSVAAVSHFRLQTREPASAEGAEVVVHGGSEPELKPVGCPSGTMVEVADLFFNTPARLKFLSATNRERAHCADWLTRLALSRPDLAFKLTHDGDVIFNTSGSGDLRSVLAAAYGSAAAREFLEVHAEQDDLLIEGLISGPKLLRATREHQLFFVNRRFVRSRQMGHALNEAYGLLLPAGRNPLCALHLVLPPEKVDPNVHPTKIEVRFRRGGEVHELVQQAAEKALSDAGFRSLTQAARHVERPPDEPFTSEGLQSPRTADVAGRFAPVGFEQTLRARRLRVNPFADRIDERDEGLEVHAEPVTPLPVSAPTDALPVELAPEPVRVLGQLADRYIVACTSETLLLLDQHRAAERVLLERLEDTKLSRQLLMIPETLELSAGEAAVARESLEVLGEMGYDLEEFGANSLLVRSVPAAAVSQSPVAILRAVIGDLTEWDAPSSAERLREKARASLACHAATKAGQHMELAEMQRLVDDLLASDSPAICPHGDPIIVSYDLRRIDRQFSR, from the coding sequence ATGGTGTACAATACCGCCTGGTCCCGCGCCTTCGCGTTGGTCGAGATCACGGCGGCAAGGTCCGCCTTACCTGGAACGTACTCCATCATCATGCCTCGCATTCACGTACTCACCGAACAACTCGCCAATCGTATCGCCGCAGGCGAAGTCGTCGAGCGTCCAGCCAGCGTCGTCAAGGAGCTGGTTGAGAACTCGATAGACGCCGGGGCTCGTCGTGTGGAGGTCGAGTTGGTAGAGGGCGGCAAAAGGCTGATTCGCGTCCGCGACGACGGCTGCGGAATGCCGGCCGAGGATGCGCTCCTTGCCGTTCAGCGCTTCGCCACGAGCAAGATCAGCCAGGCCGAAGACCTCGAGGCCATCCTCACCATGGGCTTCCGTGGCGAGGCCTTGCCCAGCGTGGCCGCCGTCTCTCACTTCCGGCTGCAGACCCGCGAGCCTGCCAGCGCAGAGGGTGCTGAGGTGGTCGTTCACGGCGGCAGCGAACCCGAACTCAAGCCGGTCGGGTGTCCCTCCGGCACGATGGTCGAGGTCGCCGACCTTTTCTTCAACACACCGGCCCGGCTGAAGTTTCTCTCCGCAACCAATCGCGAGCGGGCTCACTGTGCCGACTGGCTCACTCGACTGGCGCTGTCCCGACCGGACCTCGCCTTCAAGCTCACCCATGACGGCGACGTGATCTTCAACACCTCGGGCTCAGGTGATCTGCGCTCCGTTCTTGCGGCCGCCTACGGCAGTGCGGCCGCCCGGGAGTTCCTGGAGGTCCACGCCGAACAGGACGACCTGCTGATCGAGGGCCTCATCTCCGGCCCGAAGCTCCTGCGCGCCACTCGTGAACACCAGCTCTTCTTCGTGAACCGCCGCTTCGTGCGCAGCAGGCAGATGGGGCACGCGCTGAACGAGGCCTACGGGTTGCTCCTGCCGGCAGGACGCAATCCCCTCTGTGCCCTGCACCTGGTTCTGCCGCCCGAGAAGGTCGACCCGAATGTTCACCCGACCAAGATCGAGGTCCGCTTCCGCCGTGGTGGTGAGGTCCACGAGTTGGTCCAGCAGGCCGCCGAGAAAGCCCTCTCGGATGCCGGATTCCGCTCCTTGACCCAGGCCGCCCGGCATGTTGAGCGCCCGCCCGACGAACCCTTCACGTCTGAAGGCCTGCAAAGCCCGCGTACCGCAGACGTGGCCGGACGCTTCGCCCCGGTGGGTTTCGAGCAGACACTCCGTGCTCGCAGGCTCCGGGTGAACCCCTTCGCCGACCGGATCGACGAGCGAGACGAGGGACTTGAGGTCCACGCAGAGCCAGTGACCCCGCTTCCTGTGTCGGCACCGACCGATGCCTTGCCGGTGGAGTTGGCCCCGGAGCCGGTGCGGGTACTCGGGCAGTTGGCCGACCGATACATAGTGGCCTGCACCTCCGAGACGCTGCTGCTCCTCGACCAACACCGGGCCGCCGAGCGCGTCCTGCTGGAGCGCCTTGAGGACACGAAGCTCTCGCGGCAGTTGCTGATGATTCCCGAGACCTTGGAGCTGTCGGCCGGCGAGGCTGCCGTGGCCCGCGAAAGCCTGGAAGTCCTGGGCGAGATGGGCTATGACTTGGAGGAGTTCGGCGCCAACTCGCTCCTGGTGCGTTCGGTCCCGGCAGCCGCGGTATCACAATCGCCGGTGGCGATCCTGCGGGCGGTGATCGGCGACCTGACCGAATGGGACGCGCCCTCTTCCGCCGAACGCCTGCGGGAGAAGGCTCGAGCCAGTCTGGCCTGCCATGCAGCGACGAAGGCCGGTCAGCATATGGAGCTAGCCGAGATGCAGCGCCTGGTGGACGATCTGCTGGCCAGTGATTCGCCGGCGATCTGCCCCCATGGCGACCCGATCATCGTATCCTACGACCTCCGCCGCATCGATCGCCAGTTCAGCCGCTGA
- the miaA gene encoding tRNA (adenosine(37)-N6)-dimethylallyltransferase MiaA, with protein sequence MPRVIPLLVVAGPTACGKTQAAIRVARAVGGEIISADSMQIYRGLEVGTAKPTPEERAQARFHLVDFVDVEQPYTVADFQRDATQAIAEVWGRGCLPILCGGTGLYVRAVLEHFVFPADDPQQRARLRTQLEAEAKRLGTETMHRRLSEIDPEAAVRIMPGDLRRILRALEVCALTGAPAGVQQRRVDDAPGVQYNHSTFILSRPRAVLYEGIEQRVDQMMAAGWVDEAAALRRSRPSAGGSQAMQAIGYRHLWQALEERPENLDLDGLTATIKRDTRRFAKRQLTWFRRESPAQWREWGTAAEFDCLLHDLCHGAARLLGERREGIRK encoded by the coding sequence ATGCCGAGAGTGATTCCGCTTCTTGTGGTTGCCGGTCCGACCGCCTGCGGCAAAACGCAGGCGGCGATTCGTGTTGCGCGGGCCGTCGGGGGCGAGATCATATCGGCCGACTCGATGCAGATCTACCGCGGTCTGGAGGTCGGGACTGCCAAGCCGACCCCGGAGGAACGTGCCCAGGCCCGGTTTCATCTGGTCGACTTCGTGGATGTCGAGCAGCCCTACACCGTGGCCGACTTCCAGCGCGATGCGACACAGGCGATCGCAGAGGTCTGGGGGAGAGGCTGCCTACCGATCCTGTGTGGCGGCACGGGGCTCTATGTGCGTGCGGTGCTGGAGCATTTCGTATTCCCGGCTGACGACCCGCAGCAGAGGGCCCGGCTACGCACGCAACTGGAGGCTGAAGCGAAGCGGCTTGGTACCGAGACGATGCACCGTCGGCTAAGCGAGATCGACCCCGAGGCGGCAGTTCGTATCATGCCCGGTGATCTGCGGCGCATCCTCCGCGCCCTTGAGGTCTGCGCCCTGACCGGAGCCCCGGCCGGTGTGCAGCAGCGTCGCGTTGACGACGCACCGGGGGTCCAGTATAATCACTCCACCTTCATCCTCTCACGCCCGCGCGCTGTATTGTATGAAGGCATTGAGCAGCGCGTGGACCAAATGATGGCGGCCGGATGGGTGGACGAAGCTGCGGCACTACGCCGCAGTCGTCCTTCGGCGGGTGGGTCGCAGGCCATGCAGGCGATCGGCTACCGTCATCTGTGGCAGGCTTTGGAGGAGCGTCCGGAGAACCTTGACCTCGACGGGTTGACGGCGACCATTAAGCGTGATACGCGCCGTTTCGCCAAACGCCAGCTAACTTGGTTCCGACGCGAGAGTCCCGCACAGTGGCGGGAATGGGGGACTGCCGCAGAGTTCGATTGTCTCTTGCACGACCTGTGCCATGGTGCGGCGCGACTTCTCGGGGAGAGACGCGAGGGTATCAGGAAATGA
- a CDS encoding RNA chaperone Hfq translates to MSELPAPRNEGASVSGKGNVQDVYLKQVSEQKTVLRISLVSGKEVRGQIKSFDAFTIIVTTKGLEILVYKSAIAAIGPATNQE, encoded by the coding sequence ATGAGCGAATTACCGGCCCCACGAAATGAGGGAGCTTCTGTGAGCGGCAAGGGCAACGTCCAGGACGTGTACCTCAAGCAGGTCAGCGAGCAGAAGACCGTTTTGCGCATCAGCCTGGTCAGTGGCAAGGAAGTCCGCGGTCAGATCAAGTCCTTCGATGCCTTCACTATCATCGTTACCACCAAGGGCCTTGAAATCCTGGTGTACAAGAGCGCTATCGCAGCCATCGGTCCAGCGACCAACCAGGAGTAG
- the dapF gene encoding diaminopimelate epimerase translates to MRFTKLHGLGNDYIYINTLEEDLSGYDVPRLSEVLSNRNFGVGGDGIILVLPSTVADFRMRIFNADGSEAEMCGNGVRAFSKYLYEHGLTTKTELAIETGAGIIRPSLTVEGGVVKLVRVDMGEPRLARKDLPAAGEPADQPIVAQPLSIGGHDLSITCVSMGNPHCVLFVEDAASFPVSEIGPRIERHELFPKRTNVEFATVQDRSHIVMRVWERGSGVTLACGTGTCATVVAATLNELVDRGEIHVSLLGGELVAEWASNNHVFLTGPAAEAFSGEVHPDLLAQARK, encoded by the coding sequence ATGCGTTTCACCAAGCTGCACGGCCTCGGCAACGACTACATCTACATCAACACCCTTGAAGAAGACCTCTCCGGTTACGACGTCCCGAGACTGTCCGAGGTCCTGTCCAATCGCAACTTCGGGGTGGGTGGCGATGGCATCATCCTGGTCCTGCCGTCCACCGTTGCTGACTTTCGCATGCGCATCTTCAACGCCGACGGCAGCGAAGCCGAAATGTGCGGTAACGGTGTCCGGGCGTTCTCCAAGTACCTGTACGAGCACGGGCTGACCACCAAGACCGAGCTGGCCATTGAGACGGGAGCCGGGATCATCAGGCCCTCGCTCACGGTCGAGGGCGGAGTGGTTAAGCTCGTGCGCGTCGACATGGGCGAGCCGCGACTGGCTCGCAAGGACCTCCCGGCGGCCGGTGAGCCCGCCGACCAGCCCATCGTCGCCCAGCCCCTGAGCATCGGCGGGCACGACCTCTCAATCACCTGCGTCTCCATGGGCAACCCGCACTGCGTCCTCTTCGTCGAGGACGCTGCCAGCTTCCCGGTGAGCGAGATCGGGCCGAGGATCGAGCGCCACGAGCTCTTCCCGAAGCGGACCAATGTAGAGTTCGCGACGGTCCAGGATCGCAGCCACATCGTCATGCGCGTCTGGGAGCGAGGCTCTGGTGTGACCCTGGCCTGCGGCACCGGCACCTGCGCGACGGTGGTGGCGGCTACGCTGAACGAGCTTGTCGATCGTGGCGAGATCCACGTTTCCCTCCTCGGCGGCGAGTTGGTCGCTGAGTGGGCGTCCAATAACCACGTGTTCCTGACGGGCCCTGCTGCTGAGGCTTTCAGTGGCGAGGTGCATCCCGACCTGCTGGCTCAGGCTCGCAAGTGA
- a CDS encoding LL-diaminopimelate aminotransferase, whose protein sequence is MELAQRLQRIPPYPFRQIAAIKSQMIAEGKEPIDFGIGDPDMPTPQFVIDALYDAAKDPSTHPYDETGFGTPEYKDAIADFAKRRFGVDVDPDKEIQSCIGSKEALVHIIWAYIDPSDVVLVPDPAYSVYKVQTTWCGGAAFPMPLRAEAGFLPDFDAIPGSVAKAAKLMFLNYPNNPTGAVAPLEFYEKAVAFAKANDLLIVNDCAYSEVAYDGYRPCSILEVPGAKDVAIEMHSLSKTFNMTGWRVGWAMGGADFVAALSKCKSNVDSGTFMAIQRAAIAALARFEEWVPQMQAQYQVRRDALIDGLNSLGWKLEKPKATFYVWVPVPPDHTSESFATALLRDCQVLAIPGSMYGEFGEGFVRMSLTIKGTDKVAQIEQAIAGMKANLKLNW, encoded by the coding sequence GTGGAGCTAGCCCAGCGCCTCCAGCGTATTCCGCCGTACCCGTTCCGCCAGATCGCCGCCATAAAGTCGCAGATGATTGCCGAGGGCAAGGAGCCCATCGACTTCGGCATTGGCGACCCCGACATGCCGACGCCGCAGTTTGTCATCGATGCCCTGTACGACGCGGCCAAGGACCCCAGCACACACCCGTATGACGAGACCGGCTTTGGCACCCCGGAGTACAAGGACGCCATCGCTGACTTCGCCAAGCGCCGTTTCGGTGTCGACGTCGATCCCGACAAGGAGATCCAGAGCTGCATCGGCTCCAAGGAAGCCCTTGTCCATATCATCTGGGCCTACATCGACCCCAGCGACGTTGTCCTCGTGCCCGATCCGGCTTACTCCGTCTACAAGGTCCAGACGACCTGGTGCGGCGGGGCCGCCTTCCCGATGCCGCTGCGTGCTGAGGCCGGGTTCCTGCCCGACTTCGACGCCATCCCCGGCTCGGTTGCCAAGGCTGCCAAGCTCATGTTCCTCAACTACCCGAACAACCCGACGGGCGCCGTTGCCCCGCTGGAGTTCTACGAGAAGGCCGTTGCCTTCGCCAAGGCAAACGACCTGCTGATCGTCAACGACTGCGCTTACTCCGAGGTGGCCTACGACGGTTACCGGCCCTGCAGCATTCTCGAAGTGCCGGGCGCCAAGGACGTAGCCATCGAGATGCACTCGCTGTCGAAGACCTTCAACATGACCGGCTGGCGCGTTGGCTGGGCAATGGGCGGTGCGGACTTCGTCGCCGCGCTTTCCAAGTGCAAGAGCAACGTCGACAGCGGCACCTTCATGGCCATCCAGCGTGCTGCGATCGCCGCTCTCGCGCGCTTCGAGGAATGGGTCCCGCAGATGCAGGCCCAGTACCAGGTCCGCCGCGACGCGCTCATCGACGGCCTGAACTCCCTCGGGTGGAAGCTCGAGAAGCCGAAGGCGACCTTCTACGTCTGGGTCCCGGTGCCGCCCGACCACACCAGCGAGAGCTTCGCGACCGCCCTCCTGCGCGACTGCCAGGTCTTGGCGATTCCGGGCTCAATGTACGGGGAGTTCGGCGAGGGGTTCGTGCGGATGTCCCTGACCATCAAGGGGACCGACAAGGTCGCCCAGATTGAGCAGGCGATAGCCGGCATGAAGGCGAACCTGAAGCTCAATTGGTAA